One stretch of Cryptococcus neoformans var. neoformans B-3501A chromosome 5, whole genome shotgun sequence DNA includes these proteins:
- a CDS encoding hypothetical protein (HMMPfam hit to Rieske, Rieske [2Fe-2S] domain, score: 78.9, E(): 1.3e-20), translating into MAAHIGRINLLPTTRTLASGAPLARGISLAVPAAGDAHSHGHDGHEGPRPDIPAAWAFKAGARGHIGRTNALPTPPGFQQRFLSTTRNVPAAASSSATDVPDFSAYRAKNPNTTRNVSYFMVGALGALGASSVKSTAVDMLSNMAASADVLALAKIEVEMGSIPEGKNLIVKWRGKPVFIRHRTPDEIDEANNIDVKTLRDPETDEQRTQRPEWLVMLGVCTHLGCVPIGEAGDYGGWFCPCHGSHYDISGRIRRGPAPLNLEIPEYAFNDDEEKIVIG; encoded by the exons ATGGCCGCCCACATCGGCAGAatcaacctcctccccacGACCCGCACTCTCGCCTCCGGCGCGCCCCTCGCTCGCGGCATCTCCCTCGCCGTCCCTGCTGCCGGTGACGCCCACAGCCACGGCCACGACGGCCATGAGGGTCCTAGGCCCGACATCCCCGCTGCTTGGGCGTTCAAGGCCGGTGCCAGGGGCCACATCGGTAGGACCAATG CTCTCCCCACACCACCGGGCTTCCAACAACGattcctctccaccacccgAAACGtccccgccgccgcctcttcctccgccacTGATGTCCCCGATTTCAGCGCCTACCGTGCCAAGAACCCCAACACCACCCGAAACGTCTCCTACTTTATGGTCGGTGCCCTCGGCGCTCTTGGTGCCTCTAGTGTGAAGAGCACAGCAGTCGATATGCTGAGTAACATGGCCGCTTCTGCGGACGTTTTGGCTTTGGCGAAGATTGAGGTTGAGATGGGTTCCATCCCCGAGG GAAAGAACCTTATCGTCAAGTGGCGAGGAAAGCCAGTGTTCATCCGACACCGAACTCCTGATGAGATTGACGAGGCCAACAATATTGACGTCAAGACTTTGCGTGATCCCGAGACCGATGAACAGAGGACACAGCGACCGGAGTG GCTTGTTATGCTTGGTGTCTGCACACATCTTGGTTGTGTTCCCATCG GTGAGGCTGGTGACTACGGAGGTTGGTTCTGTCCTTGCCACGGTTCCCACTACGACATTTCTGGCCGAATCCGACGAGGTCCTGCTCCTCTTAACCTCGAAATCCCCGAGTATGCTTtcaacgatgatgaggagaagattgtcaTCGGTTAG